Proteins encoded by one window of Primulina huaijiensis isolate GDHJ02 chromosome 1, ASM1229523v2, whole genome shotgun sequence:
- the LOC140976281 gene encoding protein FAR-RED IMPAIRED RESPONSE 1 isoform X2, which produces MVDFVETVGGLTGLCIVDVADSAQNKDGHLIDCPKSDNIGIEGENLEQHDGIEFESHEAAYIFYQEYAKSMGFTTSIKNSRRSKKTKEFIDAKFACSRYGVTPESESGSSRRPSVKKTGCKASMHVKRKRDGKWYIHEFMKEHNHELLPALAYHFRIHRNVKLADKNNIDILHAVSERTRMMYVEMSRQYGGGRNYCVDKNEFDHQFDRDRYLTLEEGDAQVILEYFVRIQKENPSFFYAIDLNEDQRLRNLFWVDGKSRKDYIYFNDVVCFDTSYMKINEKMPIVLFIGVNHHFQPMLLGSALLADETKPTFVWLMKSWVKAMGGQAPKVVITDQDNHLRSAIEEVFPYTRHCFALWNILERMAETLAHALKYHDNLMKKFIKCIFKSLTDEEFDMRWWKMIGRFELHNNEWILSLYADRKMWVPAFLRECFLAGLSTSQRSESVNSFFDRYIHKKINLKEFVRQYGAMLQSRYEEEDMSDFDTWHKQPALKSPSPWEKQMSTIYTHAIFRKFQVEVLGVVGCHPKKEKENGGISTFRVDDCEKVEHFMVTWNEANSEVSCSCMMFENRGFLCRHSMIVLQICGLSSIPSRYILKRWTKDAKTRQAAIEGTEKIQNRVQRYNDLCKRAIELGEEGSLSEDNYNIACRTLIEALKDCVNINNRNAMEVSSSSVALHRADEEKQFVHSTKANKKKTTNKRRKLQTDKTAVVKAQDHLQQVENLCSDGMSINGFYGSQHNVHGLLNLMEPPQDAYYVGQQTMQGLLNPITSSHDGFYGVQQTMPGLGHLDFGQQSFSYGMQDEHNVRSLQLQGNARHA; this is translated from the exons ATGGTGGATTTTGTGGAAACTGTTGGTGGTTTGACCGGTTTATGTATAGTTGATGTTGCAGATAGTGCTCAAAATAAGGATGGACATTTGATTGATTGTCCTAAAAGTGATAACATAGGGATTGAAGGTGAAAACTTGGAACAACACGATGGGATAGAATTTGAATCCCATGAGGCGGCTTATATATTTTATCAGGAATATGCAAAATCTATGGGATTCACCACATCGATTAAAAACAGTCGACGTTCTAAGAAAACCAAAGAGTTTATTGACGCCAAGTTTGCATGCTCAAGATATGGGGTCACACCAGAATCAGAGAGTGGCAGTAGTCGAAGGCCAAGTGTCAAAAAGACGGGTTGTAAGGCTAGTATGCATGTAAAGAGAAAGCGGGATGGGAAATGGTATATTCACGAATTTATGAAGGAGCACAATCATGAGCTTTTGCCTGCCTTAGCGTATCATTTTCGTATTCATAGGAATGTGAAGTTAGCTGACAAGAATAATATAGACATTTTGCATGCAGTTAGTGAGAGGACAAGGATGATGTATGTTGAGATGTCTAGACAGTATGGTGGGGGCCGTAATTATTGCGTTGACAAGAATGAGTTTGATCACCAGTTCGACAGAGATCGGTACTTGACATTAGAAGAGGGGGATGCTCAGGTCATTCTTGAATATTTTGTGAGAATTCAGAAAGAAAATCCTTCTTTCTTCTATGCAATCGACTTGAATGAAGATCAGCGGCTGAGGAACTTATTTTGGGTTGATGGAAAAAGCAGGAAAGATTATATTTACTTCAATGATGTTGTCTGCTTTGATACCAGTTACATGAAAATCAATGAGAAAATGCCTATTGTTCTGTTCATTGGGGTGAACCATCATTTTCAGCCAATGTTGCTTGGTAGTGCACTGTTAGCTGATGAAACTAAACCAACATTTGTCTGGTTAATGAAATCATGGGTTAAAGCAATGGGTGGGCAAGCTCCTAAAGTGGTAATTACcgatcaagataaccacttgaGATCAGCTATTGAAGAAGTTTTCCCATATACACGCCACTGCTTTGCACTCTGGAATATATTAGAAAGGATGGCTGAAACTCTTGCTCATGCACTCAAATATCATGATAATTTGATGAAAAAATTCATCAAGTGCATATTCAAGTCATTGACAGATGAAGAATTTGATATGAGGTGGTGGAAGATGATCGGCAGATTTGAACTACATAACAATGAATGGATTCTTTCACTGTATGCAGACCGTAAGATGTGGGTTCCTGCTTTTTTGAGGGAATGTTTTTTGGCAGGGTTATCCACATCTCAACGATCGGAAAGTGTGAACTCCTTCTTTGATAGATACATTCACAAAAAGAtcaatttgaaagagtttgtgAGACAATATGGAGCAATGCTTCAAAGTAGGTACGAAGAGGAAGACATGTCTGACTTTGACACATGGCACAAACAGCCGGCACTCAAATCACCTTCTCCTTGGGAAAAACAGATGTCGACAATTTATACACATGCAATATTTAGAAAATTCCAGGTTGAAGTTTTAGGTGTTGTAGGCTGCCATCCTaagaaggaaaaagaaaatggaGGAATTAGTACTTTTCGAGTAGATGACTGCGAAAAAGTTGAGCATTTTATGGTGACATGGAATGAGGCGAATTCAGAGGTTTCTTGTTCATGTATGATGTTTGAAAATAGAGGCTTTCTTTGTAGACATTCAATGATTGTCCTCCAGATATGTGGTCTTTCTAGTATCCCATCCAGATATATCCTGAAAAGGTGGACAAAAGATGCAAAAACCAGGCAAGCAGCGATAGAAGGAACAGAGAAAATCCAAAATAGGGTGCAGAGATACAATGATCTTTGTAAACGTGCAATTGAATTAGGTGAAGAAGGTTCTTTGTCTGAGGATAACTACAATATTGCTTGCCGTACTTTAATTGAAGCCTTGAAGGACTGTGTAAATATTAATAACAGAAATGCCATGGAAGTTAGTAGTAGTTCTGTTGCTCTTCATCGTGCTGACGAAGAGAAACAATTCGTCCATTCTACTAAAGCAAATAAGAAGAAGACCACAAACAAGAGAAGAAAA TTACAAACAGACAAGACAGCTGTCGTTAAAGCCCAAGACCATTTGCAACAAGTG GAGAATTTATGTTCAGATGGGATGTCCATAAATGGGTTCTATGGGTCCCAACATAATGTGCATGGACTG TTAAACCTGATGGAGCCACCACAAGATGCATATTATGTTGGCCAACAGACAATGCAGGGGCTG TTAAACCCCATCACATCCAGTCATGATGGTTTTTATGGAGTTCAACAAACCATGCCTGGACTG GGGCATCTGGATTTTGGACAACAAAGTTTCAGTTATGGCATGCAG GATGAACATAATGTGAGATCGTTGCAGTTGCAAGGCAATGCTAGACATGCTTAA
- the LOC140976281 gene encoding protein FAR-RED IMPAIRED RESPONSE 1 isoform X1: MVDFVETVGGLTGLCIVDVADSAQNKDGHLIDCPKSDNIGIEGENLEQHDGIEFESHEAAYIFYQEYAKSMGFTTSIKNSRRSKKTKEFIDAKFACSRYGVTPESESGSSRRPSVKKTGCKASMHVKRKRDGKWYIHEFMKEHNHELLPALAYHFRIHRNVKLADKNNIDILHAVSERTRMMYVEMSRQYGGGRNYCVDKNEFDHQFDRDRYLTLEEGDAQVILEYFVRIQKENPSFFYAIDLNEDQRLRNLFWVDGKSRKDYIYFNDVVCFDTSYMKINEKMPIVLFIGVNHHFQPMLLGSALLADETKPTFVWLMKSWVKAMGGQAPKVVITDQDNHLRSAIEEVFPYTRHCFALWNILERMAETLAHALKYHDNLMKKFIKCIFKSLTDEEFDMRWWKMIGRFELHNNEWILSLYADRKMWVPAFLRECFLAGLSTSQRSESVNSFFDRYIHKKINLKEFVRQYGAMLQSRYEEEDMSDFDTWHKQPALKSPSPWEKQMSTIYTHAIFRKFQVEVLGVVGCHPKKEKENGGISTFRVDDCEKVEHFMVTWNEANSEVSCSCMMFENRGFLCRHSMIVLQICGLSSIPSRYILKRWTKDAKTRQAAIEGTEKIQNRVQRYNDLCKRAIELGEEGSLSEDNYNIACRTLIEALKDCVNINNRNAMEVSSSSVALHRADEEKQFVHSTKANKKKTTNKRRKLQTDKTAVVKAQDHLQQVENLCSDGMSINGFYGSQHNVHGLLNLMEPPQDAYYVGQQTMQGLGQLNPITSSHDGFYGVQQTMPGLGHLDFGQQSFSYGMQDEHNVRSLQLQGNARHA, from the exons ATGGTGGATTTTGTGGAAACTGTTGGTGGTTTGACCGGTTTATGTATAGTTGATGTTGCAGATAGTGCTCAAAATAAGGATGGACATTTGATTGATTGTCCTAAAAGTGATAACATAGGGATTGAAGGTGAAAACTTGGAACAACACGATGGGATAGAATTTGAATCCCATGAGGCGGCTTATATATTTTATCAGGAATATGCAAAATCTATGGGATTCACCACATCGATTAAAAACAGTCGACGTTCTAAGAAAACCAAAGAGTTTATTGACGCCAAGTTTGCATGCTCAAGATATGGGGTCACACCAGAATCAGAGAGTGGCAGTAGTCGAAGGCCAAGTGTCAAAAAGACGGGTTGTAAGGCTAGTATGCATGTAAAGAGAAAGCGGGATGGGAAATGGTATATTCACGAATTTATGAAGGAGCACAATCATGAGCTTTTGCCTGCCTTAGCGTATCATTTTCGTATTCATAGGAATGTGAAGTTAGCTGACAAGAATAATATAGACATTTTGCATGCAGTTAGTGAGAGGACAAGGATGATGTATGTTGAGATGTCTAGACAGTATGGTGGGGGCCGTAATTATTGCGTTGACAAGAATGAGTTTGATCACCAGTTCGACAGAGATCGGTACTTGACATTAGAAGAGGGGGATGCTCAGGTCATTCTTGAATATTTTGTGAGAATTCAGAAAGAAAATCCTTCTTTCTTCTATGCAATCGACTTGAATGAAGATCAGCGGCTGAGGAACTTATTTTGGGTTGATGGAAAAAGCAGGAAAGATTATATTTACTTCAATGATGTTGTCTGCTTTGATACCAGTTACATGAAAATCAATGAGAAAATGCCTATTGTTCTGTTCATTGGGGTGAACCATCATTTTCAGCCAATGTTGCTTGGTAGTGCACTGTTAGCTGATGAAACTAAACCAACATTTGTCTGGTTAATGAAATCATGGGTTAAAGCAATGGGTGGGCAAGCTCCTAAAGTGGTAATTACcgatcaagataaccacttgaGATCAGCTATTGAAGAAGTTTTCCCATATACACGCCACTGCTTTGCACTCTGGAATATATTAGAAAGGATGGCTGAAACTCTTGCTCATGCACTCAAATATCATGATAATTTGATGAAAAAATTCATCAAGTGCATATTCAAGTCATTGACAGATGAAGAATTTGATATGAGGTGGTGGAAGATGATCGGCAGATTTGAACTACATAACAATGAATGGATTCTTTCACTGTATGCAGACCGTAAGATGTGGGTTCCTGCTTTTTTGAGGGAATGTTTTTTGGCAGGGTTATCCACATCTCAACGATCGGAAAGTGTGAACTCCTTCTTTGATAGATACATTCACAAAAAGAtcaatttgaaagagtttgtgAGACAATATGGAGCAATGCTTCAAAGTAGGTACGAAGAGGAAGACATGTCTGACTTTGACACATGGCACAAACAGCCGGCACTCAAATCACCTTCTCCTTGGGAAAAACAGATGTCGACAATTTATACACATGCAATATTTAGAAAATTCCAGGTTGAAGTTTTAGGTGTTGTAGGCTGCCATCCTaagaaggaaaaagaaaatggaGGAATTAGTACTTTTCGAGTAGATGACTGCGAAAAAGTTGAGCATTTTATGGTGACATGGAATGAGGCGAATTCAGAGGTTTCTTGTTCATGTATGATGTTTGAAAATAGAGGCTTTCTTTGTAGACATTCAATGATTGTCCTCCAGATATGTGGTCTTTCTAGTATCCCATCCAGATATATCCTGAAAAGGTGGACAAAAGATGCAAAAACCAGGCAAGCAGCGATAGAAGGAACAGAGAAAATCCAAAATAGGGTGCAGAGATACAATGATCTTTGTAAACGTGCAATTGAATTAGGTGAAGAAGGTTCTTTGTCTGAGGATAACTACAATATTGCTTGCCGTACTTTAATTGAAGCCTTGAAGGACTGTGTAAATATTAATAACAGAAATGCCATGGAAGTTAGTAGTAGTTCTGTTGCTCTTCATCGTGCTGACGAAGAGAAACAATTCGTCCATTCTACTAAAGCAAATAAGAAGAAGACCACAAACAAGAGAAGAAAA TTACAAACAGACAAGACAGCTGTCGTTAAAGCCCAAGACCATTTGCAACAAGTG GAGAATTTATGTTCAGATGGGATGTCCATAAATGGGTTCTATGGGTCCCAACATAATGTGCATGGACTG TTAAACCTGATGGAGCCACCACAAGATGCATATTATGTTGGCCAACAGACAATGCAGGGGCTG GGACAGTTAAACCCCATCACATCCAGTCATGATGGTTTTTATGGAGTTCAACAAACCATGCCTGGACTG GGGCATCTGGATTTTGGACAACAAAGTTTCAGTTATGGCATGCAG GATGAACATAATGTGAGATCGTTGCAGTTGCAAGGCAATGCTAGACATGCTTAA
- the LOC140976281 gene encoding protein FAR-RED IMPAIRED RESPONSE 1 isoform X4, whose protein sequence is MYPFWVVSDSAQNKDGHLIDCPKSDNIGIEGENLEQHDGIEFESHEAAYIFYQEYAKSMGFTTSIKNSRRSKKTKEFIDAKFACSRYGVTPESESGSSRRPSVKKTGCKASMHVKRKRDGKWYIHEFMKEHNHELLPALAYHFRIHRNVKLADKNNIDILHAVSERTRMMYVEMSRQYGGGRNYCVDKNEFDHQFDRDRYLTLEEGDAQVILEYFVRIQKENPSFFYAIDLNEDQRLRNLFWVDGKSRKDYIYFNDVVCFDTSYMKINEKMPIVLFIGVNHHFQPMLLGSALLADETKPTFVWLMKSWVKAMGGQAPKVVITDQDNHLRSAIEEVFPYTRHCFALWNILERMAETLAHALKYHDNLMKKFIKCIFKSLTDEEFDMRWWKMIGRFELHNNEWILSLYADRKMWVPAFLRECFLAGLSTSQRSESVNSFFDRYIHKKINLKEFVRQYGAMLQSRYEEEDMSDFDTWHKQPALKSPSPWEKQMSTIYTHAIFRKFQVEVLGVVGCHPKKEKENGGISTFRVDDCEKVEHFMVTWNEANSEVSCSCMMFENRGFLCRHSMIVLQICGLSSIPSRYILKRWTKDAKTRQAAIEGTEKIQNRVQRYNDLCKRAIELGEEGSLSEDNYNIACRTLIEALKDCVNINNRNAMEVSSSSVALHRADEEKQFVHSTKANKKKTTNKRRKLQTDKTAVVKAQDHLQQVENLCSDGMSINGFYGSQHNVHGLLNLMEPPQDAYYVGQQTMQGLGQLNPITSSHDGFYGVQQTMPGLGHLDFGQQSFSYGMQDEHNVRSLQLQGNARHA, encoded by the exons ATGTACCCCTTCTGGGTGGTATCCG ATAGTGCTCAAAATAAGGATGGACATTTGATTGATTGTCCTAAAAGTGATAACATAGGGATTGAAGGTGAAAACTTGGAACAACACGATGGGATAGAATTTGAATCCCATGAGGCGGCTTATATATTTTATCAGGAATATGCAAAATCTATGGGATTCACCACATCGATTAAAAACAGTCGACGTTCTAAGAAAACCAAAGAGTTTATTGACGCCAAGTTTGCATGCTCAAGATATGGGGTCACACCAGAATCAGAGAGTGGCAGTAGTCGAAGGCCAAGTGTCAAAAAGACGGGTTGTAAGGCTAGTATGCATGTAAAGAGAAAGCGGGATGGGAAATGGTATATTCACGAATTTATGAAGGAGCACAATCATGAGCTTTTGCCTGCCTTAGCGTATCATTTTCGTATTCATAGGAATGTGAAGTTAGCTGACAAGAATAATATAGACATTTTGCATGCAGTTAGTGAGAGGACAAGGATGATGTATGTTGAGATGTCTAGACAGTATGGTGGGGGCCGTAATTATTGCGTTGACAAGAATGAGTTTGATCACCAGTTCGACAGAGATCGGTACTTGACATTAGAAGAGGGGGATGCTCAGGTCATTCTTGAATATTTTGTGAGAATTCAGAAAGAAAATCCTTCTTTCTTCTATGCAATCGACTTGAATGAAGATCAGCGGCTGAGGAACTTATTTTGGGTTGATGGAAAAAGCAGGAAAGATTATATTTACTTCAATGATGTTGTCTGCTTTGATACCAGTTACATGAAAATCAATGAGAAAATGCCTATTGTTCTGTTCATTGGGGTGAACCATCATTTTCAGCCAATGTTGCTTGGTAGTGCACTGTTAGCTGATGAAACTAAACCAACATTTGTCTGGTTAATGAAATCATGGGTTAAAGCAATGGGTGGGCAAGCTCCTAAAGTGGTAATTACcgatcaagataaccacttgaGATCAGCTATTGAAGAAGTTTTCCCATATACACGCCACTGCTTTGCACTCTGGAATATATTAGAAAGGATGGCTGAAACTCTTGCTCATGCACTCAAATATCATGATAATTTGATGAAAAAATTCATCAAGTGCATATTCAAGTCATTGACAGATGAAGAATTTGATATGAGGTGGTGGAAGATGATCGGCAGATTTGAACTACATAACAATGAATGGATTCTTTCACTGTATGCAGACCGTAAGATGTGGGTTCCTGCTTTTTTGAGGGAATGTTTTTTGGCAGGGTTATCCACATCTCAACGATCGGAAAGTGTGAACTCCTTCTTTGATAGATACATTCACAAAAAGAtcaatttgaaagagtttgtgAGACAATATGGAGCAATGCTTCAAAGTAGGTACGAAGAGGAAGACATGTCTGACTTTGACACATGGCACAAACAGCCGGCACTCAAATCACCTTCTCCTTGGGAAAAACAGATGTCGACAATTTATACACATGCAATATTTAGAAAATTCCAGGTTGAAGTTTTAGGTGTTGTAGGCTGCCATCCTaagaaggaaaaagaaaatggaGGAATTAGTACTTTTCGAGTAGATGACTGCGAAAAAGTTGAGCATTTTATGGTGACATGGAATGAGGCGAATTCAGAGGTTTCTTGTTCATGTATGATGTTTGAAAATAGAGGCTTTCTTTGTAGACATTCAATGATTGTCCTCCAGATATGTGGTCTTTCTAGTATCCCATCCAGATATATCCTGAAAAGGTGGACAAAAGATGCAAAAACCAGGCAAGCAGCGATAGAAGGAACAGAGAAAATCCAAAATAGGGTGCAGAGATACAATGATCTTTGTAAACGTGCAATTGAATTAGGTGAAGAAGGTTCTTTGTCTGAGGATAACTACAATATTGCTTGCCGTACTTTAATTGAAGCCTTGAAGGACTGTGTAAATATTAATAACAGAAATGCCATGGAAGTTAGTAGTAGTTCTGTTGCTCTTCATCGTGCTGACGAAGAGAAACAATTCGTCCATTCTACTAAAGCAAATAAGAAGAAGACCACAAACAAGAGAAGAAAA TTACAAACAGACAAGACAGCTGTCGTTAAAGCCCAAGACCATTTGCAACAAGTG GAGAATTTATGTTCAGATGGGATGTCCATAAATGGGTTCTATGGGTCCCAACATAATGTGCATGGACTG TTAAACCTGATGGAGCCACCACAAGATGCATATTATGTTGGCCAACAGACAATGCAGGGGCTG GGACAGTTAAACCCCATCACATCCAGTCATGATGGTTTTTATGGAGTTCAACAAACCATGCCTGGACTG GGGCATCTGGATTTTGGACAACAAAGTTTCAGTTATGGCATGCAG GATGAACATAATGTGAGATCGTTGCAGTTGCAAGGCAATGCTAGACATGCTTAA
- the LOC140976281 gene encoding protein FAR-RED IMPAIRED RESPONSE 1 isoform X3 gives MYPFWVVSVDVADSAQNKDGHLIDCPKSDNIGIEGENLEQHDGIEFESHEAAYIFYQEYAKSMGFTTSIKNSRRSKKTKEFIDAKFACSRYGVTPESESGSSRRPSVKKTGCKASMHVKRKRDGKWYIHEFMKEHNHELLPALAYHFRIHRNVKLADKNNIDILHAVSERTRMMYVEMSRQYGGGRNYCVDKNEFDHQFDRDRYLTLEEGDAQVILEYFVRIQKENPSFFYAIDLNEDQRLRNLFWVDGKSRKDYIYFNDVVCFDTSYMKINEKMPIVLFIGVNHHFQPMLLGSALLADETKPTFVWLMKSWVKAMGGQAPKVVITDQDNHLRSAIEEVFPYTRHCFALWNILERMAETLAHALKYHDNLMKKFIKCIFKSLTDEEFDMRWWKMIGRFELHNNEWILSLYADRKMWVPAFLRECFLAGLSTSQRSESVNSFFDRYIHKKINLKEFVRQYGAMLQSRYEEEDMSDFDTWHKQPALKSPSPWEKQMSTIYTHAIFRKFQVEVLGVVGCHPKKEKENGGISTFRVDDCEKVEHFMVTWNEANSEVSCSCMMFENRGFLCRHSMIVLQICGLSSIPSRYILKRWTKDAKTRQAAIEGTEKIQNRVQRYNDLCKRAIELGEEGSLSEDNYNIACRTLIEALKDCVNINNRNAMEVSSSSVALHRADEEKQFVHSTKANKKKTTNKRRKLQTDKTAVVKAQDHLQQVENLCSDGMSINGFYGSQHNVHGLLNLMEPPQDAYYVGQQTMQGLGQLNPITSSHDGFYGVQQTMPGLGHLDFGQQSFSYGMQDEHNVRSLQLQGNARHA, from the exons ATGTACCCCTTCTGGGTGGTATCCG TTGATGTTGCAGATAGTGCTCAAAATAAGGATGGACATTTGATTGATTGTCCTAAAAGTGATAACATAGGGATTGAAGGTGAAAACTTGGAACAACACGATGGGATAGAATTTGAATCCCATGAGGCGGCTTATATATTTTATCAGGAATATGCAAAATCTATGGGATTCACCACATCGATTAAAAACAGTCGACGTTCTAAGAAAACCAAAGAGTTTATTGACGCCAAGTTTGCATGCTCAAGATATGGGGTCACACCAGAATCAGAGAGTGGCAGTAGTCGAAGGCCAAGTGTCAAAAAGACGGGTTGTAAGGCTAGTATGCATGTAAAGAGAAAGCGGGATGGGAAATGGTATATTCACGAATTTATGAAGGAGCACAATCATGAGCTTTTGCCTGCCTTAGCGTATCATTTTCGTATTCATAGGAATGTGAAGTTAGCTGACAAGAATAATATAGACATTTTGCATGCAGTTAGTGAGAGGACAAGGATGATGTATGTTGAGATGTCTAGACAGTATGGTGGGGGCCGTAATTATTGCGTTGACAAGAATGAGTTTGATCACCAGTTCGACAGAGATCGGTACTTGACATTAGAAGAGGGGGATGCTCAGGTCATTCTTGAATATTTTGTGAGAATTCAGAAAGAAAATCCTTCTTTCTTCTATGCAATCGACTTGAATGAAGATCAGCGGCTGAGGAACTTATTTTGGGTTGATGGAAAAAGCAGGAAAGATTATATTTACTTCAATGATGTTGTCTGCTTTGATACCAGTTACATGAAAATCAATGAGAAAATGCCTATTGTTCTGTTCATTGGGGTGAACCATCATTTTCAGCCAATGTTGCTTGGTAGTGCACTGTTAGCTGATGAAACTAAACCAACATTTGTCTGGTTAATGAAATCATGGGTTAAAGCAATGGGTGGGCAAGCTCCTAAAGTGGTAATTACcgatcaagataaccacttgaGATCAGCTATTGAAGAAGTTTTCCCATATACACGCCACTGCTTTGCACTCTGGAATATATTAGAAAGGATGGCTGAAACTCTTGCTCATGCACTCAAATATCATGATAATTTGATGAAAAAATTCATCAAGTGCATATTCAAGTCATTGACAGATGAAGAATTTGATATGAGGTGGTGGAAGATGATCGGCAGATTTGAACTACATAACAATGAATGGATTCTTTCACTGTATGCAGACCGTAAGATGTGGGTTCCTGCTTTTTTGAGGGAATGTTTTTTGGCAGGGTTATCCACATCTCAACGATCGGAAAGTGTGAACTCCTTCTTTGATAGATACATTCACAAAAAGAtcaatttgaaagagtttgtgAGACAATATGGAGCAATGCTTCAAAGTAGGTACGAAGAGGAAGACATGTCTGACTTTGACACATGGCACAAACAGCCGGCACTCAAATCACCTTCTCCTTGGGAAAAACAGATGTCGACAATTTATACACATGCAATATTTAGAAAATTCCAGGTTGAAGTTTTAGGTGTTGTAGGCTGCCATCCTaagaaggaaaaagaaaatggaGGAATTAGTACTTTTCGAGTAGATGACTGCGAAAAAGTTGAGCATTTTATGGTGACATGGAATGAGGCGAATTCAGAGGTTTCTTGTTCATGTATGATGTTTGAAAATAGAGGCTTTCTTTGTAGACATTCAATGATTGTCCTCCAGATATGTGGTCTTTCTAGTATCCCATCCAGATATATCCTGAAAAGGTGGACAAAAGATGCAAAAACCAGGCAAGCAGCGATAGAAGGAACAGAGAAAATCCAAAATAGGGTGCAGAGATACAATGATCTTTGTAAACGTGCAATTGAATTAGGTGAAGAAGGTTCTTTGTCTGAGGATAACTACAATATTGCTTGCCGTACTTTAATTGAAGCCTTGAAGGACTGTGTAAATATTAATAACAGAAATGCCATGGAAGTTAGTAGTAGTTCTGTTGCTCTTCATCGTGCTGACGAAGAGAAACAATTCGTCCATTCTACTAAAGCAAATAAGAAGAAGACCACAAACAAGAGAAGAAAA TTACAAACAGACAAGACAGCTGTCGTTAAAGCCCAAGACCATTTGCAACAAGTG GAGAATTTATGTTCAGATGGGATGTCCATAAATGGGTTCTATGGGTCCCAACATAATGTGCATGGACTG TTAAACCTGATGGAGCCACCACAAGATGCATATTATGTTGGCCAACAGACAATGCAGGGGCTG GGACAGTTAAACCCCATCACATCCAGTCATGATGGTTTTTATGGAGTTCAACAAACCATGCCTGGACTG GGGCATCTGGATTTTGGACAACAAAGTTTCAGTTATGGCATGCAG GATGAACATAATGTGAGATCGTTGCAGTTGCAAGGCAATGCTAGACATGCTTAA